From a single Marinobacter sp. THAF197a genomic region:
- the katG gene encoding catalase/peroxidase HPI, with protein MSENNSGGKCPVMHGSNTQEQGNVAAWWPENLNLDILHQHDSKTNPMGEDFDYREEVKKLDYEALEKDMHELMTNSQDWWPADWGHYGGLMIRMAWHAAGTYRLADGRGGGGTGNQRFAPLNSWPDNGNLDKARRLLWPIKKKYGNKVSWADLFILAGNIAYESMGFKTFGFSYGRQDIWHPEKDIYWGAEKEWLAPSDSRYENVDKPNTMENPLAAVQMGLIYVNPEGVNGNPDPLKTGEQVRETFARMAMNDEETAALTAGGHTVGKAHGNGDADALGPEPEAADVENQGFGWINPNMQGKATNAITSGIEGAWTTNPTKFDMGYFDLLFGYDWQLTKSPAGANQWEPVDIKEEHMPVDPTDMKTRVKPMMTDADMAMKMDPKYRAICEKFMADPEYFKDCFARAWFKLTHRDMGPKSRYIGPDVPAEDLIWQDPVPQGETNYIEEVVKEKIADAGLSLNELITTAWDSARTFRGSDMRGGANGARIRLAPQKDWEGNEPQRLAKVLKVYEKISADTGASIADVIVLGGNLGIEMAAKAAGHDVHVPFLKGRGDATDAMTDAASFEPLEPLSDGFRNWQKKDYVVKPEEMLLDRAQLMGLTAPEMTVLLGGMRVLGTNYGGTKHGVFTDRVGQLTNDFFVNLTDMANRWEPTGKNSYNIVDRKSGNTKFTATRVDLVFGSNSILRAYAELYAQDDNEAKFVKDFVAAWTKVMNADRFDVKK; from the coding sequence ATGTCTGAGAATAATAGTGGTGGTAAGTGCCCGGTCATGCACGGGTCAAATACGCAGGAGCAGGGCAATGTGGCGGCCTGGTGGCCGGAGAACCTGAATCTGGATATCCTGCACCAGCACGACAGCAAGACTAACCCGATGGGCGAAGACTTCGACTACCGCGAAGAAGTCAAAAAACTCGATTACGAAGCGCTCGAAAAGGACATGCACGAGCTGATGACCAACAGCCAGGATTGGTGGCCGGCAGATTGGGGTCACTATGGCGGTCTGATGATTCGTATGGCGTGGCACGCGGCAGGCACCTACCGGCTGGCCGACGGCCGTGGTGGCGGTGGCACCGGCAACCAGCGTTTTGCTCCTCTGAATTCCTGGCCCGATAACGGCAACCTTGATAAGGCTCGCCGCCTGCTGTGGCCGATCAAGAAGAAGTATGGCAACAAGGTAAGCTGGGCCGACCTGTTTATCCTTGCCGGTAACATTGCCTATGAGTCCATGGGCTTCAAAACCTTTGGCTTCTCCTACGGCCGTCAGGACATTTGGCACCCCGAAAAAGACATCTACTGGGGTGCAGAGAAAGAGTGGCTGGCGCCTTCTGACAGCCGCTACGAGAACGTAGACAAGCCAAACACCATGGAAAACCCGCTGGCCGCGGTTCAAATGGGCTTGATTTACGTGAACCCGGAGGGGGTAAACGGTAATCCCGATCCTCTCAAGACCGGCGAGCAGGTTCGCGAAACCTTCGCCCGTATGGCCATGAACGACGAAGAAACCGCTGCACTGACCGCCGGCGGCCACACCGTGGGTAAAGCGCACGGTAACGGCGATGCGGATGCGCTTGGGCCAGAGCCGGAAGCAGCAGACGTAGAGAATCAGGGCTTCGGCTGGATCAACCCCAACATGCAGGGCAAGGCCACCAATGCCATTACTTCCGGCATCGAGGGCGCCTGGACCACCAACCCGACCAAATTCGACATGGGTTATTTCGACCTGCTGTTCGGTTACGACTGGCAGTTGACCAAGAGCCCGGCTGGCGCAAACCAGTGGGAGCCGGTCGACATCAAAGAAGAGCATATGCCGGTTGACCCGACGGACATGAAGACCCGCGTCAAGCCGATGATGACCGACGCCGACATGGCCATGAAAATGGACCCGAAGTACCGCGCCATCTGTGAGAAGTTCATGGCAGATCCGGAGTACTTCAAAGACTGCTTCGCCCGTGCCTGGTTCAAGCTGACACACCGGGATATGGGGCCGAAGTCCCGTTACATCGGTCCGGACGTTCCCGCTGAAGACCTGATCTGGCAGGACCCGGTTCCCCAGGGCGAGACCAACTACATTGAGGAAGTGGTCAAAGAGAAAATCGCTGACGCTGGCCTGAGCCTGAACGAGCTGATCACCACGGCCTGGGACAGCGCACGCACCTTCCGTGGCTCAGACATGCGCGGCGGCGCCAATGGTGCCCGCATCCGCCTGGCCCCTCAGAAAGACTGGGAAGGCAATGAGCCGCAGCGCCTGGCCAAGGTGTTGAAGGTTTATGAGAAAATCTCAGCCGACACCGGCGCGAGCATCGCGGATGTCATCGTGCTGGGCGGTAACCTGGGCATCGAGATGGCCGCCAAGGCCGCAGGCCACGACGTGCACGTGCCGTTCCTGAAAGGCCGTGGCGATGCCACCGACGCGATGACCGATGCGGCATCGTTCGAGCCGCTGGAACCGCTGTCTGATGGCTTCCGTAACTGGCAGAAGAAAGACTACGTGGTCAAACCGGAAGAGATGCTTCTGGACCGTGCCCAGCTGATGGGCCTGACTGCGCCGGAGATGACGGTTCTGCTGGGCGGTATGCGGGTGCTGGGCACCAACTACGGTGGCACCAAGCACGGCGTGTTCACAGATCGCGTTGGCCAACTGACCAACGACTTCTTCGTGAACCTGACCGACATGGCCAACCGTTGGGAGCCCACTGGCAAGAACTCCTACAACATCGTGGATCGCAAGAGCGGCAACACCAAGTTTACCGCGACCCGTGTTGACCTGGTGTTCGGTTCCAACTC
- a CDS encoding DUF2835 domain-containing protein encodes MQQIIVDISISPDEWIKLYQGVATDVRTTARDGRSVRFPARILSRFFLKDGIQGSFRILFDDQGKFASIERL; translated from the coding sequence ATGCAGCAGATTATTGTGGACATCAGCATCAGCCCTGATGAGTGGATCAAGCTCTATCAGGGCGTTGCCACCGATGTTCGCACCACGGCCCGGGACGGACGCTCTGTCCGTTTCCCGGCCCGTATCCTTTCCCGTTTCTTCCTCAAAGACGGCATTCAGGGCAGTTTCCGCATTCTGTTTGACGATCAGGGCAAGTTTGCCTCTATCGAGCGTTTGTAA
- the htpG gene encoding molecular chaperone HtpG produces MTVETNKETLGFQTEVKQLLHLMIHSLYSNKEIFLRELISNASDAEDKLRFAALKDDKLYEGDSDLKIRLDYDKDAGTITLADNGIGMTRDDVIANLGTIARSGTAEFLKQLSGDEKKDSKLIGQFGVGFYSAFIVADKVDVFTRRAGAPAEEGVHWESKGDGEFTIEPVNREQRGTEIVLHLKSDAKEFADGWKLRSLVKKYSDHISFPVVMKAEAEEEDKKGEEETVNDATALWTLPRNEIKDEEYKEFYKHIGHDFEDPLTWSHNKVEGKLDYTSLLYIPKRAPFDLYNREAPRGLKLYVQRVFIMDDAEQFLPLYLRFTKGVIDSNDLSLNVSREILQNDSTVESIRTALTKRVLDMLSKLAKKDGDEYQGFWNEFGTVLKEGPAEDFSNREKIAGLLRFASTHTGESTQNVSLDDYIARMKEGQSKIYYITADNFMAAKSSPHLEVFRKKGIEVLILSDRIDEWMMGYLNEYDSKQFQDVARGDLDLGEVETEEDKKHQEEAAKEHKDLIERIQKALEDRVQEVRVTNRLTDSPACLVTGQFDMGAQMKKIMEAAGQKVPDSKPIFEINVDHPLVQRLEQESKDERFGELSAVLFDQATLASGEQLKDPGAYVSRLNRLLLELAN; encoded by the coding sequence ATGACGGTAGAAACAAACAAAGAGACCCTGGGATTCCAGACCGAAGTGAAGCAACTGCTTCACCTGATGATCCACTCTCTTTACTCGAACAAGGAAATCTTCCTTCGTGAGCTTATCTCAAACGCCTCAGACGCCGAAGACAAACTCCGCTTCGCCGCCCTGAAAGACGACAAACTCTACGAAGGCGACTCCGACCTCAAAATCCGCCTGGATTACGACAAAGACGCCGGCACCATCACCCTGGCCGACAACGGCATCGGTATGACCCGTGACGACGTCATCGCCAACCTCGGCACCATCGCCCGTTCTGGCACCGCCGAATTTCTCAAGCAACTGTCTGGTGACGAGAAAAAAGACAGCAAGCTGATCGGCCAGTTCGGCGTGGGCTTTTACTCCGCCTTTATTGTTGCCGACAAAGTCGACGTATTCACCCGCCGTGCCGGCGCACCGGCAGAGGAAGGGGTGCACTGGGAATCCAAAGGCGATGGCGAGTTCACCATCGAGCCGGTGAATCGCGAACAGCGCGGCACCGAGATTGTTCTGCACCTGAAGTCCGACGCCAAGGAATTCGCCGACGGCTGGAAACTGCGCAGCCTGGTCAAAAAGTATTCTGATCACATCTCCTTCCCAGTGGTAATGAAGGCCGAGGCCGAGGAAGAGGACAAGAAGGGCGAAGAGGAAACCGTTAACGACGCCACCGCCCTGTGGACCTTGCCCCGTAACGAGATCAAGGACGAAGAGTACAAAGAATTCTACAAGCACATCGGCCACGATTTCGAAGACCCGCTGACCTGGTCCCACAACAAGGTGGAAGGCAAGCTGGACTACACCAGCCTGCTGTACATCCCCAAGCGTGCCCCGTTCGACTTGTATAACCGGGAAGCGCCCCGTGGCTTGAAACTGTACGTACAGCGCGTGTTCATCATGGACGACGCCGAGCAGTTCCTGCCGCTGTACCTGCGTTTCACCAAGGGCGTGATCGATTCCAACGATCTGTCTCTGAACGTGTCCCGGGAGATTCTGCAAAACGACAGCACGGTAGAAAGCATCCGCACGGCTTTGACCAAGCGGGTACTGGATATGCTGTCCAAGCTGGCCAAGAAAGACGGCGACGAATACCAGGGCTTCTGGAACGAGTTTGGCACTGTTCTGAAAGAGGGTCCGGCAGAAGACTTCAGCAATCGCGAGAAAATCGCGGGCCTGTTGCGCTTTGCTTCCACTCATACCGGTGAGTCAACCCAGAACGTTTCCCTGGATGACTACATCGCCCGGATGAAAGAAGGCCAGAGCAAGATCTATTACATCACCGCTGACAACTTCATGGCCGCCAAGAGCAGCCCGCACCTGGAAGTGTTCCGCAAGAAGGGTATTGAGGTTCTGATCCTGTCTGACCGCATCGACGAGTGGATGATGGGCTACCTCAACGAGTACGACAGCAAGCAGTTCCAGGACGTCGCCCGAGGTGACCTTGATCTCGGTGAAGTGGAAACCGAGGAAGACAAGAAGCACCAGGAAGAGGCCGCCAAGGAGCACAAGGACCTGATCGAGCGCATCCAGAAAGCGCTGGAAGACCGTGTGCAGGAAGTGCGGGTCACCAACCGCCTGACCGATTCACCTGCCTGCCTGGTGACCGGTCAGTTCGATATGGGCGCGCAGATGAAGAAGATCATGGAAGCCGCCGGCCAGAAGGTGCCAGACAGCAAGCCGATCTTTGAAATCAATGTGGACCATCCTCTGGTGCAGCGCCTGGAGCAGGAATCCAAAGATGAGCGCTTCGGCGAGTTGTCTGCGGTGTTGTTCGACCAGGCCACGCTGGCCAGTGGTGAGCAACTGAAAGACCCCGGCGCCTATGTCAGCCGCCTGAACCGTCTGCTGCTGGAGCTGGCTAACTGA
- a CDS encoding PaaI family thioesterase produces MTDPEILKYTQQTGDFSRMLESIPYATWIGLQCDRFGDDLIFRLPKKEENLGNPILPAIHGGVIGGFMEMSAAIYLIMSQDTLRMPRIVDFSLDYLRAGLNRETYAECRLTRQGNRVANVMISAWQKSRSQPIATARAHFLLED; encoded by the coding sequence ATGACCGACCCGGAAATCCTCAAATACACCCAACAAACCGGCGACTTCTCCCGCATGCTGGAGAGCATTCCTTACGCCACCTGGATTGGCTTGCAATGCGACCGCTTCGGAGACGACCTGATTTTCCGGTTGCCAAAGAAGGAAGAGAACCTGGGCAATCCGATTTTGCCGGCGATTCACGGCGGTGTGATTGGTGGCTTCATGGAAATGTCGGCAGCGATCTACCTGATCATGTCCCAGGACACACTGCGGATGCCAAGAATTGTCGACTTTTCCCTGGATTACCTGCGTGCGGGTCTTAACCGCGAAACCTACGCAGAATGCCGCCTTACCCGCCAGGGCAACCGGGTTGCCAATGTGATGATCTCCGCCTGGCAAAAGTCCCGTTCCCAACCCATTGCCACTGCCCGGGCCCATTTCCTGCTCGAAGACTGA
- a CDS encoding PaaI family thioesterase, producing MNDETRINRVNRFVNTLNQACELGLSAKEAGEGYLVMELPYSDKIIGNPDTGVIHGGAITTLMDTASGSVMICALEDFELCPTLDLRVDYMRPAEPHKPVYARAETYKITKNIIFTRCEAYQEGGETIANCVGTFMRIGKEATPKSYRDLITGGEE from the coding sequence ATGAACGATGAAACCCGAATTAACCGGGTTAACCGGTTTGTGAACACCCTCAACCAGGCCTGTGAACTGGGCCTGAGTGCAAAGGAAGCGGGCGAGGGTTATCTGGTCATGGAACTGCCGTACAGCGACAAGATCATTGGTAACCCGGACACCGGCGTCATCCACGGTGGTGCCATTACCACCCTTATGGACACCGCCTCCGGGTCGGTCATGATCTGTGCCCTGGAAGACTTCGAACTTTGCCCGACCCTGGATTTGCGGGTGGACTACATGCGCCCGGCCGAACCCCACAAACCTGTCTACGCCCGGGCCGAGACCTACAAGATTACCAAGAACATCATCTTTACCCGCTGCGAGGCCTATCAGGAGGGCGGTGAGACGATTGCCAACTGTGTTGGCACGTTCATGAGAATCGGCAAAGAAGCCACCCCGAAATCCTACCGAGACCTGATCACCGGAGGCGAGGAATGA
- a CDS encoding DUF599 domain-containing protein gives MGYYLELIALFWFLVCWVGYTWYSRNRASTRACLSNTLDMYREDWMRVMLKRENRISDASVVGNLERNGAFFASSCLLILAGIITALGYTREAMEVFATMPFSAVPTREIWELRLVVLLVVFVYAFFKFTWSMRMYNFVAVMIGSAPLPDDTKTSPAAREAFARSAGNICNLAGDAFNLGLRSYYYALAVVAWFIHPMVFIAASTLVVVVLYRREFQSDALAALRAGKVFEEPVPGKQATETTPKS, from the coding sequence ATGGGCTATTACCTGGAACTAATCGCTTTGTTCTGGTTTCTGGTGTGCTGGGTAGGCTACACCTGGTATTCCCGAAATCGGGCTAGTACTCGCGCCTGCCTCTCGAACACGCTGGATATGTACCGTGAAGACTGGATGCGGGTAATGCTCAAGCGGGAGAACCGGATATCGGACGCTTCTGTGGTTGGTAACCTGGAGCGCAATGGCGCCTTCTTCGCATCCAGCTGCCTGCTGATACTGGCTGGTATCATCACTGCACTCGGCTACACCCGTGAAGCCATGGAAGTGTTCGCCACCATGCCTTTCAGCGCCGTACCGACCCGGGAAATCTGGGAGCTGCGGTTGGTAGTGTTGCTGGTGGTGTTTGTGTATGCCTTCTTCAAGTTCACCTGGTCCATGCGCATGTACAACTTTGTGGCGGTGATGATAGGGAGCGCGCCCCTACCGGACGACACCAAAACCAGCCCCGCCGCCCGGGAGGCCTTTGCCCGCAGTGCCGGCAACATCTGCAACCTGGCAGGAGACGCGTTTAACCTCGGGTTGCGGTCCTATTATTACGCCCTGGCCGTGGTGGCCTGGTTTATCCATCCCATGGTGTTTATAGCGGCTTCTACCCTGGTGGTTGTCGTACTCTACCGTCGGGAATTCCAGTCTGATGCGTTGGCTGCCCTGCGTGCCGGGAAAGTGTTCGAAGAACCCGTGCCCGGTAAGCAGGCTACAGAAACCACTCCGAAAAGCTGA
- a CDS encoding M48 family metalloprotease, protein MFLAIAGCAVNPVTGKKQLSLIPESQELALGAEHYTPTQQTQGGQFYLDPELTVYVREVGMKLARVSDRPDLPYEFVVLNSSVPNAWALPGGKIAINRGLLVKFEDEAQLAAVMGHEIVHAAARHSVQRMQQGMLISAGVAGLGFALSDNEWAGLIMGGAAVGAQLALAQYSQGDELESDHYGIRYMKAAGYDPQAAVELQELFLELSQGRQTSWLDGMFATHPPSARRVRENQALASELGTGGFRGRDIYQRRIALLKELQPAYDAHDKAMELASKGDMNAALDSINKAIEQEPREAMFFALRGRIYKEQKQTEKAQADFDKAVSLYPEMFQYQLYNGLNSLAMNNLDKARGHLERANQVVPTSIAYLRLGDIASRQNRRNDAIGHYSKAAEAGGDVGEEAKRKLADLSQ, encoded by the coding sequence ATGTTTCTTGCCATTGCGGGCTGTGCCGTAAACCCGGTCACCGGCAAAAAGCAGCTGTCTTTGATTCCCGAAAGCCAGGAATTGGCGCTCGGGGCCGAGCACTACACCCCAACCCAGCAAACCCAGGGTGGGCAGTTTTATCTGGACCCGGAATTGACAGTCTATGTTCGCGAGGTCGGCATGAAGCTGGCCCGGGTTAGTGATCGCCCCGATTTGCCGTACGAGTTTGTGGTACTCAATAGCAGCGTGCCTAATGCCTGGGCTTTGCCTGGGGGCAAGATCGCCATCAACCGGGGCCTGCTGGTCAAGTTTGAGGATGAAGCCCAGTTGGCCGCTGTGATGGGACATGAGATTGTCCACGCTGCGGCGCGGCACAGCGTGCAACGCATGCAACAGGGCATGCTGATCAGCGCTGGCGTAGCCGGCCTTGGTTTTGCGTTATCTGATAACGAATGGGCCGGGCTGATCATGGGCGGCGCGGCCGTGGGCGCACAGCTGGCCCTGGCACAGTACAGCCAGGGTGATGAGCTGGAATCCGACCATTACGGCATTCGTTACATGAAAGCCGCCGGTTACGACCCTCAGGCAGCGGTTGAGCTGCAAGAGCTGTTTCTGGAATTATCCCAGGGCCGGCAGACAAGTTGGCTGGACGGCATGTTCGCCACCCACCCACCTTCAGCCCGGCGGGTTCGGGAGAACCAGGCACTGGCCTCAGAGCTGGGAACCGGTGGCTTCCGGGGCCGCGACATTTACCAACGGCGCATTGCCCTGCTGAAAGAGCTCCAGCCTGCCTATGACGCCCACGACAAAGCCATGGAACTGGCATCCAAAGGTGATATGAACGCAGCCCTCGATTCCATCAACAAGGCAATCGAGCAGGAACCCCGCGAAGCTATGTTCTTCGCACTCAGGGGCCGAATCTACAAAGAACAGAAGCAGACAGAGAAAGCCCAGGCGGATTTCGACAAGGCGGTGTCGCTGTACCCGGAGATGTTCCAGTACCAGCTATACAACGGCCTGAACTCGCTGGCCATGAATAATCTGGACAAAGCCCGTGGACACCTTGAGAGGGCCAATCAGGTGGTGCCCACCTCCATTGCCTATCTGCGGCTTGGAGATATTGCCAGCCGTCAGAACCGTCGGAATGACGCCATTGGGCATTACTCGAAAGCCGCCGAAGCCGGTGGTGATGTGGGTGAGGAAGCCAAAAGAAAACTCGCCGATCTGTCTCAATAG
- a CDS encoding iron-containing alcohol dehydrogenase: MTNKYYEFFCPVKVIAGKAALEHIPFELTGLAAKRPMIVTDKGVRAAGLLDPVIAACEESGLEIVSIYDDVPPDSSTTVVRDIATVYRKEKCDSIIAVGGGSAIDTGKAVNILVSEGGDDIAKYSGAGILKHPLKPFFVVPTTAGTGSEVTSVAVITDEKKGVKLPFTSSFLLPNAAIIDPRMTLTLPPHITAATAMDAMTHAVEAFTCMAKNPLSDAYATAAIKKVSQSLLAVMDNPKDENGRLELAQASTMAGIAFSNSMVGLVHSLGHATGAICHLPHGLCMSLYLPYVLEFNIESIREPLGELLLYLEGPEVYSATPAARRAEASISAIRKLRDALHKRCELPRTLKETGKVLESQLEAIAEMALDDGSIMFNPREVTKEDALSVLRRAWA, from the coding sequence ATGACCAACAAATACTACGAGTTCTTCTGCCCGGTAAAAGTGATTGCCGGCAAAGCCGCCCTGGAACACATTCCGTTTGAATTGACCGGCCTGGCAGCCAAGCGCCCGATGATTGTTACCGATAAGGGTGTTCGGGCGGCAGGCCTGCTTGACCCTGTGATTGCCGCTTGCGAAGAAAGCGGACTGGAAATCGTCTCTATTTATGACGACGTACCCCCGGATTCCTCCACAACGGTTGTTCGCGATATCGCCACGGTTTACCGCAAGGAAAAGTGCGATTCCATTATTGCCGTGGGCGGCGGTTCCGCCATTGATACCGGCAAAGCCGTCAACATTCTGGTCTCCGAAGGTGGCGATGACATCGCCAAGTACAGTGGCGCAGGTATTCTGAAGCATCCCCTGAAGCCCTTCTTCGTGGTACCAACCACAGCCGGAACGGGCTCTGAAGTCACATCCGTTGCCGTGATTACCGATGAGAAAAAAGGCGTGAAGCTGCCGTTCACCTCATCGTTCCTGTTGCCGAATGCGGCGATCATCGACCCACGGATGACGCTGACCCTGCCTCCCCATATCACCGCCGCAACCGCCATGGATGCCATGACTCACGCGGTCGAAGCGTTTACCTGCATGGCCAAGAATCCGCTGAGCGATGCCTACGCCACGGCTGCCATCAAAAAGGTGAGCCAGTCACTTCTGGCGGTGATGGACAACCCCAAAGACGAGAACGGGCGGCTTGAACTGGCCCAGGCCTCTACCATGGCCGGCATTGCCTTCTCCAACTCCATGGTTGGGCTGGTACACTCCCTGGGCCACGCAACCGGCGCGATCTGCCACCTGCCCCATGGCCTGTGCATGAGCCTGTACCTGCCGTATGTGCTCGAATTCAATATTGAAAGCATCCGTGAACCCCTGGGCGAACTGCTGCTCTACCTGGAAGGCCCGGAAGTATACTCGGCAACCCCTGCAGCCCGCCGTGCCGAGGCCAGCATTTCCGCCATCCGCAAGCTCAGGGACGCACTGCATAAACGCTGTGAGCTGCCCCGTACCCTGAAGGAAACCGGCAAAGTGCTGGAGAGTCAGCTGGAGGCCATCGCCGAAATGGCGCTGGATGACGGCTCCATCATGTTCAACCCGCGGGAAGTCACCAAGGAAGACGCCCTTTCGGTGCTGCGGCGCGCCTGGGCCTGA
- a CDS encoding substrate-binding periplasmic protein: protein MKDLLSRASLFSRRSLAILTASLCLSMAAHSGEDQSGTFRFNISPNGYPPYLIVDGEKPSGIMWDVVALIVPRLGYDLEFMKIPRKRVDQMLADGFLDGTPRAIEWTEKPEQYLFTNPVVHVEEVFFFANGAEFEYNHPSDLFGKTVVTHLGYMYPALDSYFESEQIRRFDVSRDRDMFRFLLHGERFDTALADRLVGQWILKTEGMAEHFSSSETAISQYGFRIMVRPEWTEFVQAFNEELQRVRENGELQAILANYR from the coding sequence ATGAAAGATCTATTGTCCAGAGCATCGCTTTTTTCACGCCGTAGCCTTGCCATCCTGACGGCGAGCCTGTGCCTGTCCATGGCGGCACACAGTGGCGAAGACCAATCCGGGACCTTCCGTTTCAACATATCCCCCAACGGCTATCCCCCATACCTGATTGTGGATGGTGAGAAGCCCTCCGGCATCATGTGGGACGTGGTCGCGCTGATCGTGCCGCGCCTCGGTTACGATCTTGAGTTCATGAAAATTCCAAGAAAGCGGGTCGACCAGATGCTGGCCGACGGTTTTCTGGACGGCACCCCCCGTGCCATCGAATGGACGGAAAAGCCCGAGCAGTATCTGTTCACCAACCCGGTTGTCCATGTAGAGGAAGTGTTCTTCTTCGCAAACGGCGCCGAATTTGAGTACAACCACCCGAGCGACCTGTTCGGAAAAACCGTGGTTACTCACCTGGGCTACATGTACCCAGCCCTTGATTCCTACTTCGAAAGTGAACAGATTCGGCGTTTTGACGTCTCCCGTGACCGGGATATGTTCCGGTTTCTGCTGCACGGCGAGCGCTTTGATACCGCCCTGGCTGACCGACTTGTCGGCCAGTGGATTCTGAAAACCGAAGGCATGGCAGAACATTTCAGCAGCTCCGAGACTGCCATCAGCCAGTATGGTTTCCGGATCATGGTTCGCCCGGAGTGGACGGAGTTCGTGCAGGCCTTCAACGAGGAGCTGCAGAGGGTTCGCGAGAACGGCGAGCTACAGGCCATTCTCGCGAACTATCGCTGA